The following proteins come from a genomic window of Nostoc sp. ATCC 53789:
- a CDS encoding protein-glutamate O-methyltransferase CheR codes for MTLPKPTLEDIEIHLLLEGVYQYYGYDFRDYALSSLKRRIQSFMQLEGLANISALQERLLHNRAYLERFLLALTVNVTSMFRDPSFYNTFRNQVVPFLQTYPFIRIWHAGCSTGEEVYSMAILLQEEGLYHRCRIYATDTNEKVLQNARSGIFSLKLMQEYTHLYLKAGGKKSFSEYYTAAYDNAIFRSSLRENVVFAQHNLATDSSFNEFNVILCRNVLIYFNQALQKRVHQLFYNSLCTFGILGLGKQESIRFTSYEQHYEEIVKGEKLYKKIAGA; via the coding sequence ATGACTTTGCCCAAACCTACCTTGGAGGATATCGAAATACATCTTCTCTTGGAAGGGGTATATCAGTATTACGGCTATGACTTCCGCGATTATGCTCTTTCCTCACTCAAGCGCCGCATTCAAAGCTTCATGCAATTGGAGGGGTTAGCTAATATTTCTGCTTTGCAAGAGCGTTTACTCCACAACCGTGCTTATTTAGAACGATTTTTGCTTGCTCTGACGGTGAATGTAACATCAATGTTTCGCGATCCGAGCTTTTATAATACCTTCAGAAATCAAGTTGTCCCCTTCTTACAAACCTATCCGTTTATTCGCATCTGGCACGCTGGATGTTCTACGGGTGAAGAAGTCTACTCAATGGCAATTCTACTACAAGAAGAAGGACTTTATCACCGTTGTCGGATATATGCAACTGATACTAATGAAAAGGTATTACAAAATGCTAGGAGTGGTATTTTTTCCCTAAAACTGATGCAGGAATATACTCATCTTTACCTAAAAGCAGGCGGCAAAAAATCGTTTTCAGAATATTATACCGCAGCTTATGACAATGCTATTTTTCGCTCATCTCTCAGAGAAAATGTTGTGTTTGCCCAGCATAATTTAGCAACTGACAGTTCTTTTAATGAATTCAATGTTATTCTTTGTCGTAATGTCCTGATCTATTTCAATCAGGCACTTCAAAAGCGGGTACACCAACTATTTTATAATAGCCTCTGCACCTTTGGAATTTTGGGTTTAGGAAAACAAGAATCCATTAGGTTCACCTCTTATGAACAGCACTATGAAGAGATAGTCAAAGGTGAGAAACTATATAAAAAAATAGCTGGTGCTTAA
- a CDS encoding heme-copper oxidase subunit III: MDSYIDSQELHHTAAEHTHDEEGNKMFGFIVFLLSESVIFLSFFAGYAIYKTTTPNWLPAGVSGLEVKEPTINTIILVASSFVIYLAERALQRHDLVKFRLFLLTTMAMGTYFLVGQAIEWNGLNFGFTTGVFGGTFYLLTGFHGLHVFTGILLQSIILVRSFIPGNYDTGHFGVNATSLFWHFVDVIWIILFILIYVWQ; encoded by the coding sequence ATGGACAGTTATATCGATTCCCAAGAATTGCACCACACAGCCGCAGAACATACCCACGACGAAGAAGGCAACAAAATGTTTGGCTTCATCGTCTTCCTCCTCTCAGAAAGCGTCATTTTCTTGAGTTTTTTCGCCGGATATGCCATCTACAAAACAACAACCCCTAACTGGCTACCAGCTGGTGTTTCTGGCTTAGAAGTAAAAGAACCGACAATCAACACAATAATTCTTGTCGCTAGTAGCTTTGTAATTTACTTAGCAGAACGCGCCCTGCAACGCCATGACTTAGTAAAATTTCGCCTGTTTCTCTTGACAACAATGGCGATGGGTACTTACTTTTTGGTTGGGCAAGCGATTGAATGGAACGGCCTCAATTTTGGCTTCACCACAGGGGTATTTGGCGGAACGTTTTACCTGCTAACAGGTTTCCACGGTTTGCACGTTTTCACTGGCATTCTGTTGCAGTCGATTATTTTGGTACGTTCTTTCATCCCTGGCAATTACGACACAGGCCACTTCGGCGTGAATGCGACTTCGTTGTTCTGGCACTTCGTCGATGTTATCTGGATTATTTTGTTTATCCTCATCTACGTTTGGCAGTAA
- the ctaD gene encoding cytochrome c oxidase subunit I, translated as MTNVPIEGILLPDEKHNHESPTSWKEYFSFSTDHKVIGIQYLVTSFFFFLVGGIFAMVMRGELMTPESDLVDRTIYNGMFTMHGTVMLFLWTFPSLVGFANYLVPLMIGARDMAFPRLNAVAFWMVPVVGIIMMASFFVPGGSAQSGWWSYPPVSLQNPTGNLINGQVLWLLAVAISGVSSIMGAVNFVTTIVKMRAPGMGFFKMPLFVWAVFSAQIIQLFGLPALTAGAVMLLLDLTAGTAFFDPAKGGNPVMFQHYFWFYSHPAVYVIILPIFGIFSEIFPVYSRKPLFGYKVVAVSSMLIAVVSGIVWVHHMYVSGTPGWMRLLFMMTTMFVSVPTGIKVFAWVATIWGGKMRLNTAMLFALGALVMFVFAGITGIMLSSVPVNVHVNNTYFVVGHFHYVLYGTVTMGLYAAIYHWFPKMTGRMYSESWGKIHFWLAFIGTNLNFLPMHPLGLQGMLRRVASYAPEYQFWNIIASLGGFLLGMSTLPFIFNMVISWMQGEKAPANPWRAIGLEWLVSSPPPVENFEEIPIIISEPYGYGKSEPLTSNLPE; from the coding sequence ATGACTAATGTTCCTATTGAAGGTATTCTTCTCCCTGATGAGAAGCATAACCACGAATCTCCAACTAGCTGGAAAGAATACTTCAGCTTTAGTACCGACCACAAGGTAATTGGTATTCAGTATCTCGTTACCTCCTTCTTCTTCTTTCTCGTCGGCGGTATCTTTGCGATGGTGATGCGGGGAGAACTGATGACACCCGAATCAGATTTAGTCGATCGCACCATCTACAACGGTATGTTCACCATGCACGGCACTGTGATGCTGTTTTTGTGGACATTTCCCTCACTCGTTGGTTTTGCCAACTATTTAGTACCCCTGATGATTGGGGCGCGAGATATGGCATTTCCCCGCCTCAACGCCGTCGCCTTTTGGATGGTGCCAGTAGTCGGAATTATCATGATGGCTAGCTTCTTTGTCCCTGGAGGTTCTGCCCAATCCGGTTGGTGGTCTTATCCGCCAGTCAGTCTCCAGAATCCCACAGGTAACTTGATTAATGGTCAAGTTCTCTGGCTCTTAGCGGTGGCAATATCTGGCGTATCCTCAATTATGGGGGCAGTTAACTTTGTCACCACAATCGTGAAGATGCGGGCCCCAGGAATGGGTTTCTTCAAAATGCCCTTGTTTGTCTGGGCAGTATTTAGCGCCCAGATTATCCAACTATTCGGATTACCTGCATTGACAGCTGGTGCAGTGATGCTGCTACTCGACCTCACAGCTGGTACTGCCTTTTTCGACCCCGCTAAGGGTGGAAATCCAGTGATGTTCCAGCATTACTTCTGGTTCTACTCTCACCCCGCCGTTTACGTGATTATTTTGCCCATCTTCGGGATTTTCTCAGAAATCTTCCCAGTTTATTCACGTAAACCCTTATTTGGTTACAAAGTAGTTGCTGTTTCATCAATGCTGATTGCAGTAGTTAGCGGTATCGTTTGGGTACACCACATGTATGTCAGTGGTACACCCGGCTGGATGCGGTTGCTTTTCATGATGACAACAATGTTTGTATCTGTCCCCACAGGAATTAAAGTATTTGCTTGGGTAGCAACTATTTGGGGCGGTAAAATGCGGCTAAATACCGCCATGCTGTTTGCCTTGGGTGCATTAGTCATGTTTGTCTTCGCTGGCATCACAGGCATCATGCTTTCCTCAGTGCCAGTCAATGTCCACGTTAACAATACTTACTTTGTGGTGGGACATTTCCACTATGTCCTCTACGGCACTGTGACAATGGGCTTGTATGCAGCCATCTATCACTGGTTCCCCAAAATGACTGGGCGGATGTACTCCGAAAGCTGGGGTAAAATCCACTTCTGGTTAGCATTCATCGGCACAAACCTCAACTTTTTGCCCATGCACCCATTAGGATTGCAAGGGATGTTACGCCGAGTTGCTTCCTACGCCCCAGAGTATCAATTCTGGAATATCATCGCTAGCTTGGGCGGATTTCTCTTAGGAATGTCCACCTTGCCCTTCATATTCAACATGGTGATTTCTTGGATGCAAGGCGAGAAAGCACCCGCTAATCCTTGGAGAGCAATCGGACTAGAGTGGTTAGTTTCTTCACCCCCCCCAGTAGAAAACTTTGAAGAAATCCCCATCATTATCTCCGAACCCTACGGCTACGGCAAATCAGAACCCTTAACATCCAACCTCCCAGAATAA
- a CDS encoding cytochrome c oxidase subunit II — MKIQKILNILTLLTGAIAVTVTSLWIGKQAYSWLPPQAAAESLLIDDLISFLVTLGSFIFLGVTSTLMYSVIFHRAIKDDFTDGPPIEGNITLEVVWTAIPILLVLWIAGYSYQVYEQMGIQGPSEIVHLHNPLGMESAYAEPKDAPANALAEPVEKIDVLAKQWAWVFHYPERDITSTELHLPSDRRIRLALKSQDVLHGFYIPAFRLKQDIIPNHAIDFEFTPIRPGKYRLTDSQYSGTYFATMQANVVVESPEDYQQWLAQAATQKPSVATNQAASEYAQTSNQSVQTGWVTVPPAAPPLVNSPG; from the coding sequence ATGAAAATCCAGAAGATTTTAAATATTTTGACGCTGCTTACAGGCGCGATCGCAGTGACTGTTACGAGTCTCTGGATCGGCAAGCAGGCTTACTCCTGGCTTCCCCCTCAAGCGGCAGCCGAATCCCTACTAATTGATGATTTGATTAGCTTCTTAGTAACCCTCGGTTCCTTCATCTTCTTGGGAGTCACAAGTACTTTAATGTATTCTGTGATCTTCCATCGGGCAATCAAAGATGACTTCACCGACGGCCCCCCAATTGAAGGTAATATCACCTTAGAAGTTGTCTGGACAGCAATTCCCATTCTTTTAGTGTTGTGGATTGCAGGTTATAGCTATCAAGTTTACGAACAAATGGGAATTCAAGGCCCATCAGAAATAGTTCACCTGCATAATCCATTGGGAATGGAATCGGCTTATGCAGAACCAAAAGATGCACCAGCTAACGCCTTAGCGGAACCTGTAGAAAAAATCGACGTACTAGCTAAACAGTGGGCGTGGGTTTTTCATTATCCCGAAAGAGATATTACCAGTACCGAATTGCATTTACCTAGCGATCGCCGGATACGTTTAGCGCTGAAATCACAGGATGTTCTCCACGGCTTCTATATACCTGCATTCCGCCTCAAGCAGGATATTATTCCTAACCACGCGATCGACTTTGAATTTACTCCCATCCGTCCCGGCAAATACCGATTGACCGATTCTCAATATAGCGGCACATACTTTGCAACGATGCAAGCGAATGTAGTTGTCGAATCTCCCGAAGATTATCAGCAGTGGCTAGCACAAGCTGCAACCCAAAAGCCATCTGTAGCAACTAATCAAGCAGCTTCTGAGTATGCCCAAACATCTAATCAATCAGTCCAAACTGGTTGGGTTACAGTTCCACCTGCTGCACCTCCTCTAGTCAATTCACCTGGTTGA
- a CDS encoding DUF2231 domain-containing protein translates to MNSELIDQLSGSLGANGLPYTIPIHPNLVHLTIGLFIIGMTFDIVGVLFPFEKWVFKFLAITVERQNLFDVGWYNMLAASIITFFTVAAGFYEMLLATPPADMKSAWGLQAMETMLWHGVGGVFLLALIVVLTIWRAWQRFVWAKQEYKQTDREVQWIYLLAGIAIMFILYVHGTLGAQMAAEFGVHNTADNLLRSQQDLNTILK, encoded by the coding sequence ATGAACTCAGAATTAATTGATCAATTGAGCGGCTCTTTAGGCGCAAACGGATTACCTTACACAATTCCCATTCATCCCAACTTAGTCCATCTGACAATAGGTTTGTTCATCATTGGAATGACCTTTGATATTGTCGGTGTTCTGTTCCCCTTTGAAAAATGGGTCTTCAAATTTTTAGCAATTACTGTGGAACGTCAGAACTTATTTGATGTTGGCTGGTACAACATGCTAGCTGCCAGCATCATCACATTTTTCACAGTAGCAGCAGGCTTTTATGAAATGCTGTTGGCAACACCACCAGCTGATATGAAAAGTGCCTGGGGATTGCAGGCAATGGAAACTATGCTTTGGCATGGTGTGGGTGGTGTGTTCTTATTAGCACTAATTGTTGTCTTGACCATCTGGAGAGCATGGCAGCGCTTCGTTTGGGCCAAACAAGAATATAAACAGACAGATAGAGAAGTGCAATGGATCTATCTGTTGGCAGGCATAGCAATCATGTTCATTCTGTACGTCCACGGGACACTAGGGGCGCAAATGGCTGCCGAGTTTGGCGTACACAATACAGCAGATAATTTGCTGCGATCGCAGCAAGACCTCAACACAATACTCAAATAG
- a CDS encoding DUF2231 domain-containing protein encodes MLEYFTSLNDHNLPYPDTIHPIVVHFVIAMVLFSFFCDVVGYFTGKSSLFEVSWWNMLVATIAIFVAIIFGQFEAGLAQPYSLAKSVLNLHTLIGWSLSGIITAITAWRYVIRSRNPQKIPIYYLGAGLVLTLIVGLQVYLGDELVWVYGLHTVPVVEAVKDGLLR; translated from the coding sequence ATGCTTGAGTATTTTACATCATTGAACGACCACAATTTGCCTTATCCAGATACGATTCATCCCATCGTTGTCCACTTCGTAATTGCGATGGTGTTGTTTTCCTTTTTCTGTGACGTAGTTGGCTATTTTACTGGTAAATCCAGTCTTTTTGAGGTGAGTTGGTGGAACATGTTAGTTGCTACGATCGCCATTTTCGTAGCGATCATTTTTGGTCAGTTTGAAGCGGGTTTAGCACAACCTTATAGCCTAGCTAAATCGGTGCTAAATTTGCATACGCTGATTGGTTGGTCGCTTTCGGGAATCATCACAGCGATTACAGCTTGGCGCTATGTAATTCGTTCCCGCAATCCGCAAAAAATACCAATTTATTATTTGGGAGCCGGACTAGTTTTAACCCTAATAGTTGGCTTGCAAGTATATCTCGGAGATGAACTTGTTTGGGTGTATGGATTGCATACAGTGCCAGTTGTGGAAGCAGTAAAGGATGGTCTGTTGCGATGA
- a CDS encoding chemotaxis protein CheB, with translation MSFKIVVIGTSLGGLSALKIILGKLPADFIVPIAIVQHRHKESNTTLQELLQESTSLPIREVEDKDEILPGHIYLAPADYHLLVEPGHFALSTDEPVSYARPSIDVLFESAADVYTEQVIGVILTGANQDGMQGLKKIKARGGITIVQEPTTAESDIMPEAAISAVTVDWILTLSNIASQMVKLCHSSRK, from the coding sequence GTGTCGTTTAAAATTGTGGTGATTGGCACTTCTTTAGGCGGATTGTCAGCATTAAAAATTATTCTAGGGAAGTTACCAGCAGACTTCATAGTGCCGATCGCGATCGTGCAACACCGTCACAAGGAATCTAACACCACACTCCAGGAATTATTGCAAGAATCTACTTCACTGCCGATTCGAGAAGTGGAAGACAAAGACGAAATCTTGCCAGGACATATCTATCTAGCTCCAGCAGATTATCACTTACTGGTTGAACCAGGTCACTTTGCTCTTTCGACTGATGAGCCAGTTTCTTATGCCAGACCATCTATTGATGTGTTGTTTGAGTCAGCAGCAGATGTCTACACTGAGCAAGTTATTGGTGTAATATTGACAGGAGCAAATCAAGATGGTATGCAAGGTCTTAAGAAAATAAAAGCGCGGGGAGGAATAACCATCGTACAGGAACCTACTACAGCTGAGAGCGATATTATGCCAGAAGCAGCAATTTCTGCTGTTACAGTAGACTGGATTTTGACACTCTCAAACATAGCTTCCCAAATGGTCAAGCTCTGTCACTCATCACGGAAATAA
- a CDS encoding response regulator — MQMEPKVNILLVDDKLENLLALEAILEKLGENLVRATSGEEALRCLLHQDFAVILLDVQMPGMDGFETATLIRNRGRSRHTPIIFLTAFSTSDQMLFKGYALGAVDYLLKPLDPNILTSKVTVFVELFKKTEAVKQQAAQLVAMNAELRQSEERLRSLSTCSPVGIFEIDTEGGCRYTNPRYQIICGLKAVESLEKSWLESVHPEDRERAVASWSAYIYEGRDYSEEFRFQTAQGIIRWVQVRSSPMLSGQGELLGYVGTLEDITERKQAEEVRAQVIREQTARQEAEAANRMKDEFLAVLSHELRTPLTSMLGWSKILRSKKLDDKATSRALEAIERNAISQMQLIEDILDVSRIIRGQLRLNVSAVNLISVMEAALEAVRPLAEPKEIQLNTVLDTSVGSVYGDPARLQQIVWNLLTNAIKFTPKGGRVEVNLSIVCGEEQQITQKYAQIQVIDTGIGISSEFLPKVFERFRQADSTTTRSHNGLGLGLAIVRHLVELHKGTIFAQSPGSGQGATFTVRLPLLQDNRGNREATGEISSSVASTPLAGLKVLVVDDEADTRNLLSFMFEEYGAIATAVASVDEALAVLEQAKADILISDIGMSEQDGYTLIRKLRSLEPEKGGCMPAIALTAYTREEDRLEALSAGFQQYLSKPIDPTKLIAMVASVLKLPVQVPVS, encoded by the coding sequence ATGCAGATGGAACCCAAAGTAAACATCCTCCTAGTGGATGACAAACTAGAAAATTTGCTAGCACTAGAAGCAATCCTGGAAAAACTGGGAGAGAATTTGGTGAGAGCTACTTCTGGAGAAGAAGCTTTGAGGTGTCTGCTACATCAAGACTTTGCAGTAATTTTGCTAGATGTGCAAATGCCAGGGATGGATGGCTTTGAAACTGCTACCTTGATTCGCAATCGGGGGCGATCGCGTCATACTCCAATTATCTTTCTTACTGCCTTTAGCACCAGCGACCAAATGCTGTTTAAAGGCTATGCCTTGGGTGCAGTTGATTATTTACTCAAACCATTAGACCCCAATATTTTGACTTCTAAAGTCACAGTATTCGTAGAACTATTTAAGAAAACAGAAGCTGTCAAGCAACAAGCTGCACAACTGGTAGCCATGAATGCGGAACTCAGGCAAAGTGAAGAACGATTGCGATCGCTAAGTACCTGTTCACCCGTTGGCATTTTTGAAATTGATACTGAAGGAGGATGTAGATATACTAATCCTCGCTATCAAATAATTTGTGGTCTGAAAGCGGTAGAGAGTTTAGAAAAAAGCTGGCTAGAATCTGTTCATCCAGAAGATAGAGAACGAGCAGTTGCTAGTTGGTCTGCTTATATTTATGAGGGTCGTGACTACTCTGAAGAGTTTCGCTTTCAAACTGCTCAAGGCATCATTCGTTGGGTTCAGGTTCGCTCATCACCAATGCTTTCTGGTCAAGGGGAACTTCTGGGATATGTAGGCACTCTCGAAGATATTACTGAACGCAAGCAAGCAGAAGAAGTCCGCGCTCAAGTAATTAGAGAACAGACCGCAAGGCAAGAAGCAGAAGCAGCAAATCGAATGAAAGATGAGTTTCTTGCCGTTCTCTCCCATGAACTTCGTACACCCCTCACCTCAATGCTGGGTTGGTCAAAAATTCTCCGCTCTAAGAAACTTGACGACAAAGCCACTTCCCGCGCCCTAGAGGCGATTGAACGCAATGCTATATCTCAGATGCAACTAATTGAGGATATTTTAGATGTATCTCGGATTATCCGTGGACAGTTGCGATTAAATGTCTCTGCGGTGAATCTCATCTCAGTCATGGAGGCAGCTTTAGAAGCAGTGCGTCCCCTAGCAGAGCCAAAAGAGATTCAATTAAACACTGTCTTAGATACTTCAGTAGGTTCAGTTTATGGCGATCCAGCGCGGTTACAACAAATAGTATGGAATCTCCTAACTAATGCCATTAAGTTTACCCCCAAGGGCGGCAGGGTAGAAGTGAATCTGTCAATAGTCTGTGGTGAAGAACAACAAATAACTCAAAAATATGCCCAAATTCAAGTTATTGATACGGGCATAGGCATCAGTTCTGAGTTCTTACCGAAAGTATTTGAGCGTTTCCGGCAAGCAGACAGCACCACAACGCGATCGCACAATGGACTAGGACTAGGGTTAGCGATCGTCCGTCATCTAGTAGAACTCCACAAGGGTACAATATTTGCCCAAAGCCCAGGCAGTGGACAGGGAGCAACCTTTACAGTGAGACTACCACTGCTACAAGACAATAGGGGAAATAGAGAAGCCACAGGAGAAATTTCTTCCTCAGTGGCATCGACACCGCTTGCTGGATTAAAAGTTTTAGTTGTAGATGACGAAGCAGATACCCGTAACTTGCTCAGTTTTATGTTTGAGGAGTATGGAGCGATCGCCACTGCGGTAGCATCAGTTGATGAAGCATTAGCAGTACTTGAGCAAGCAAAAGCAGATATCCTGATTAGCGACATCGGTATGTCGGAGCAGGATGGTTATACACTAATTCGGAAACTGCGCTCTTTAGAACCAGAAAAAGGTGGATGTATGCCAGCGATCGCTTTAACTGCATATACGCGGGAAGAAGATCGTTTAGAAGCGCTTTCAGCAGGGTTTCAGCAGTATTTATCTAAGCCAATAGACCCCACTAAATTGATTGCTATGGTTGCCAGTGTATTAAAACTACCTGTTCAAGTTCCAGTAAGTTGA
- a CDS encoding DUF2237 domain-containing protein, producing MIEAKNVIGGNLEACCTSPMTGFYRDGFCRTGGQDFGSHVVCAEVTVEFLEFTKLRGNDLSTPVPDFNFPGLKPGDRWCLCASRWQEALEAGVAPPVVLSATHARALEVVSLDELRKNAVISS from the coding sequence ATGATAGAAGCTAAAAATGTAATTGGTGGAAACCTAGAAGCCTGCTGCACTTCTCCCATGACTGGATTTTACCGCGATGGTTTTTGTCGCACAGGTGGTCAGGATTTCGGATCGCACGTTGTATGCGCCGAAGTGACTGTAGAATTCTTGGAGTTCACCAAATTGCGGGGGAACGACCTAAGCACACCTGTTCCTGATTTTAATTTTCCTGGATTGAAGCCTGGCGATCGCTGGTGTTTGTGTGCTTCTCGCTGGCAAGAAGCTCTCGAAGCAGGTGTTGCTCCACCTGTCGTTCTCTCTGCAACCCATGCTAGAGCTTTGGAAGTGGTTTCTTTAGACGAACTGAGAAAAAATGCCGTAATTTCCTCTTGA
- the psbA gene encoding photosystem II q(b) protein, producing MTTTLQQRSSANVWDRFCEWITSTNNRIYIGWFGVVMIPTLLAATACFVIAFIAAPPVDIDGIREPVAGSLIYGNNIISGAVVPSSNAIGLHFYPIWEAASLDEWLYNGGPYQLVIFHFLIGVFCYLGREWELSYRLGMRPWIAIAYSAPVAAATAVFLVYPIGQGSFSDGMPLGISGTFNFMIVFQAEHNILMHPFHQLGVAGVFGGSLFSAMHGSLVTSSLVRETTETESQNYGYKFGQEEETYNIVAAHGYFGRLIFQYASFNNSRSLHFFLAAWPVIGIWFTALGVSTMAFNLNGFNFNQSIIDSEGRVIATWADVINRANLGMEVMHERNAHNFPLDLASAESAPVALSAPAING from the coding sequence ATGACAACAACCTTACAACAGCGCTCAAGCGCTAACGTATGGGATCGATTCTGTGAATGGATCACCAGCACCAACAACCGCATCTACATCGGCTGGTTCGGCGTAGTCATGATCCCCACCTTGCTAGCAGCTACCGCTTGCTTCGTAATCGCCTTCATCGCCGCTCCTCCAGTAGACATCGATGGTATCCGCGAACCAGTTGCAGGTTCCTTGATTTACGGAAACAACATCATCTCTGGTGCAGTAGTACCTTCCTCCAACGCTATCGGCTTGCATTTCTACCCAATTTGGGAAGCAGCATCCTTAGACGAGTGGTTGTACAACGGTGGTCCTTACCAATTGGTAATTTTCCACTTCCTGATTGGCGTATTCTGCTATTTAGGTCGTGAATGGGAACTATCCTACCGCTTAGGTATGCGTCCTTGGATTGCTATTGCATATTCTGCACCTGTTGCAGCAGCAACCGCAGTATTCTTGGTATACCCCATCGGACAAGGTTCATTCTCTGACGGTATGCCTTTGGGTATCTCAGGAACATTCAACTTCATGATCGTGTTCCAAGCAGAACATAACATCTTGATGCACCCCTTCCACCAACTAGGTGTAGCTGGTGTATTCGGTGGTTCCTTATTCTCTGCAATGCACGGTTCACTAGTAACTTCTTCACTAGTTCGTGAAACAACTGAGACTGAATCACAAAACTACGGTTACAAATTCGGTCAAGAAGAAGAAACCTACAACATCGTTGCAGCTCACGGCTACTTCGGTCGTCTAATCTTCCAATACGCTTCTTTCAACAACAGCCGCTCACTGCACTTCTTCTTAGCAGCATGGCCTGTAATCGGCATCTGGTTCACCGCCTTGGGTGTAAGCACAATGGCGTTCAACTTGAACGGTTTCAACTTCAACCAATCAATCATTGACTCTGAAGGTCGTGTGATTGCAACTTGGGCTGATGTAATCAACCGCGCTAACCTGGGTATGGAAGTAATGCACGAGCGTAACGCTCACAACTTCCCCTTAGATTTGGCATCTGCTGAATCTGCTCCTGTTGCTCTTTCTGCTCCTGCTATCAACGGTTAA